A section of the Bacillus sp. HSf4 genome encodes:
- a CDS encoding SDR family NAD(P)-dependent oxidoreductase, protein MKKAVIIGASSGIGKALAERLSAEGVILGLAARRKERLVKLRDALPGHSYIKKIDVADGERAKMQLNDLIFEMGRVDAVFICSGVGYLESEMDPQKERETIDVNVSGFISCANVFVDHFTENRSGHLIGISSVAALRGNGSAVIYSASKAFVSNYLQGLRQKMNKRGYADIYVTDIQPGFVQTKLAKGEKLFWAASPEKAAAQIIGAVQKKKSHAYITKRWRLIAWIMKCLP, encoded by the coding sequence ATGAAAAAAGCGGTCATCATCGGCGCCAGCTCCGGAATCGGCAAAGCGCTGGCGGAAAGGCTGTCAGCGGAAGGCGTAATATTAGGACTTGCCGCAAGACGGAAAGAGCGGCTTGTCAAATTGCGGGATGCACTGCCGGGTCATTCGTATATCAAAAAGATAGACGTGGCTGACGGTGAACGTGCGAAGATGCAGTTAAACGATCTGATTTTTGAGATGGGAAGGGTGGATGCGGTTTTCATCTGTTCAGGTGTCGGCTATTTGGAAAGCGAGATGGACCCGCAAAAGGAAAGAGAAACGATTGATGTCAATGTGTCCGGCTTTATTTCCTGTGCAAACGTGTTTGTGGATCATTTCACGGAAAACAGAAGCGGCCATTTGATCGGCATCTCATCTGTTGCCGCTTTGAGAGGCAATGGATCAGCCGTTATCTACAGCGCCTCAAAAGCGTTCGTCTCAAATTATTTGCAAGGCCTTAGACAAAAAATGAACAAGCGCGGATACGCTGACATATATGTGACCGATATTCAGCCCGGCTTTGTGCAAACAAAACTTGCTAAGGGAGAAAAGCTGTTCTGGGCGGCTTCTCCTGAAAAGGCTGCCGCACAAATCATCGGGGCTGTTCAAAAAAAGAAATCACATGCATATATTACAAAAAGATGGCGGCTGATCGCCTGGATCATGAAATGCTTACCTTAA
- a CDS encoding thioesterase family protein, which translates to MKLPEYIEEPFEKWCRSFSFFDEVSVRFSETDMFGHMNNVTPFIYFEEARISYFKHLQTMDRLGESRTIPVVASQQCDYFRQVMLHENLKIGVKTAAVGNASLTLHYLAINDAGEPCFTGKAVMVQIAKDTGKPENWTDEQKVKWLGH; encoded by the coding sequence TTGAAGCTGCCGGAATATATTGAGGAACCGTTTGAGAAATGGTGCCGGTCATTTTCTTTTTTTGATGAAGTGTCCGTCCGTTTTTCGGAAACGGATATGTTCGGTCATATGAACAATGTGACACCGTTTATTTATTTTGAAGAAGCACGCATTTCTTATTTTAAACACCTTCAGACAATGGATCGTCTTGGAGAGAGCCGGACGATTCCCGTTGTCGCCAGCCAGCAATGCGATTATTTTCGGCAGGTGATGCTGCACGAGAATTTAAAGATCGGCGTCAAAACGGCAGCTGTCGGCAATGCCTCGCTTACGCTTCACTACTTGGCGATTAATGACGCCGGTGAGCCGTGTTTCACCGGAAAGGCTGTCATGGTGCAGATTGCAAAAGATACAGGGAAGCCAGAAAACTGGACAGATGAACAAAAAGTGAAATGGCTTGGGCATTAA
- the sdhB gene encoding succinate dehydrogenase iron-sulfur subunit translates to MSENKTIKFIITRQDTADSDSYQEEFELAYRPNMNVISALMEIRRNPVNAKGEKTTPIAWDMNCLEEVCGACSMVINGKPRQSCTALVDKLEQPIRLEPMKTFPVVRDLQVDRSRMFDSLKKVKAWIPIDGTYDLGPGPRMPEKKRQWAYELSKCMTCGVCLEACPNVNDKTNFIGPAPLSQVRLFNTHPTGAMNKSERLEAIMGDGGLAECGNSQNCVQSCPKGIPLTTSIAALNRDTTVQAFKNFFGSDNTE, encoded by the coding sequence ATGAGTGAAAATAAGACAATCAAGTTTATCATCACTCGTCAGGATACGGCAGATTCCGACTCTTATCAGGAAGAATTTGAACTTGCTTACCGTCCGAACATGAACGTCATTTCCGCTTTAATGGAAATCAGAAGGAATCCGGTTAATGCAAAAGGGGAAAAAACAACGCCGATTGCATGGGATATGAACTGCCTTGAAGAAGTATGCGGCGCTTGCTCCATGGTCATTAACGGAAAGCCGAGACAATCGTGTACTGCGCTGGTCGATAAGCTTGAACAGCCGATTCGTCTCGAACCGATGAAAACATTCCCCGTTGTCCGCGACCTTCAGGTCGACCGGAGCCGGATGTTCGATTCGTTGAAGAAGGTTAAAGCATGGATTCCGATCGATGGCACATACGATTTGGGTCCTGGACCGAGAATGCCTGAAAAGAAACGGCAGTGGGCTTATGAACTGTCAAAATGCATGACGTGCGGCGTTTGCCTTGAAGCTTGTCCAAACGTCAATGACAAAACGAACTTTATCGGACCTGCTCCGCTTTCACAGGTACGCTTATTCAACACTCATCCGACAGGAGCGATGAACAAGTCTGAGCGGCTTGAAGCGATTATGGGAGACGGCGGACTGGCGGAATGCGGAAATTCGCAAAACTGTGTGCAGTCATGTCCGAAAGGAATTCCGCTTACGACATCAATCGCTGCTTTAAACAGGGATACAACCGTGCAGGCGTTTAAAAACTTCTTTGGAAGCGACAACACAGAATAA
- the sdhA gene encoding succinate dehydrogenase flavoprotein subunit — protein sequence MSNSSIIVVGGGLAGLMATIKAAEAGTNVKLFSIVPVKRSHSVCAQGGINGAVNTKGEGDSPWEHFDDTVYGGDFLANQPPVKAMCEAAPSIIHLLDRMGVMFNRTPEGLLDFRRFGGTQHHRTAYAGATTGQQLLYALDEQVRRYEVAGLVSKYEGWEFLGAVLDDDGKCRGIVAQNLTTMEIDSFRSDAVIMASGGPGIIFGKSTNSMINTGSAASVVYQQGAYYANGEFIQIHPTAIPGDDKLRLMSESARGEGGRVWTYKDGKPWYFLEEKYPAYGNLVPRDIATREIFDVCVRQKLGINGENMVYLDLSHKDPKELDIKLGGIIEIYEKFMGDDPRKLPMKIFPAVHYSMGGLWVDYDQMTNIPGLFAAGECDYSMHGGNRLGANSLLSAIYGGMVAGPNAVKYVQGLEASAEDLSSSIYDAYVKQEEEKWADIMKMDGKENAYVLHRELGEWMTDNVTVVRHNDKLLRTDEKIQELMERYQNIDINDTAKWSNQGAVFTRQLKNMLQLARVITLGAYNRNESRGAHYKPDFPERNDEEWLKTTMAKHAGDTEAPKFHYEDVDVSLIAPRKRDYSKKKVAKS from the coding sequence ATGAGCAATTCAAGCATCATCGTTGTCGGCGGAGGACTTGCGGGTCTGATGGCGACCATTAAAGCTGCGGAAGCAGGAACAAATGTAAAATTATTTTCCATCGTTCCGGTAAAGCGCTCACATTCTGTATGTGCGCAGGGCGGAATCAACGGTGCGGTCAATACGAAAGGTGAAGGCGACTCTCCGTGGGAGCATTTTGACGATACGGTATACGGCGGCGACTTTTTGGCCAACCAGCCGCCGGTCAAAGCAATGTGTGAAGCCGCGCCTTCGATCATCCATCTGCTCGACCGCATGGGCGTCATGTTCAACAGAACGCCGGAAGGGCTGCTCGATTTCCGGCGTTTCGGAGGAACGCAGCACCACAGAACGGCGTATGCTGGTGCAACGACAGGACAGCAGCTTTTGTATGCGCTTGATGAACAGGTTCGCCGCTATGAAGTCGCAGGGCTTGTTTCAAAATATGAAGGCTGGGAGTTCCTTGGAGCGGTGCTTGACGATGACGGCAAGTGCCGAGGGATTGTCGCTCAGAATTTAACGACAATGGAAATCGATTCTTTCCGTTCGGACGCCGTCATCATGGCATCCGGCGGACCGGGCATCATTTTCGGAAAATCGACGAACTCCATGATCAATACGGGATCAGCGGCTTCGGTCGTCTATCAGCAGGGAGCGTATTACGCGAACGGAGAATTCATCCAGATTCACCCGACGGCGATTCCGGGGGACGACAAGCTCAGGCTGATGAGCGAATCGGCGCGCGGTGAAGGAGGACGAGTCTGGACATACAAAGACGGTAAACCTTGGTATTTCCTTGAGGAAAAATATCCGGCATACGGAAACCTCGTCCCGCGCGATATCGCGACACGCGAAATTTTCGATGTCTGCGTCAGACAGAAACTCGGAATCAACGGCGAAAACATGGTTTACCTTGATCTTTCCCATAAAGATCCGAAAGAGCTTGACATTAAGCTTGGCGGCATTATCGAAATCTATGAGAAATTTATGGGCGACGACCCGCGCAAGCTGCCGATGAAAATTTTCCCTGCGGTCCATTACTCAATGGGCGGCTTATGGGTTGACTATGATCAAATGACGAACATTCCAGGGCTGTTTGCCGCGGGAGAGTGCGATTATTCCATGCACGGAGGAAACCGCCTCGGGGCGAACTCGCTCTTGTCCGCCATCTACGGCGGCATGGTGGCTGGTCCAAATGCGGTGAAATACGTACAAGGGCTGGAAGCATCCGCCGAGGATTTATCTTCCTCTATTTACGATGCCTATGTCAAACAAGAGGAAGAAAAATGGGCGGACATCATGAAGATGGACGGCAAAGAAAATGCTTACGTCCTTCACAGAGAGCTTGGCGAGTGGATGACCGACAATGTGACGGTTGTGCGCCACAATGACAAGCTTCTGCGGACGGATGAAAAAATCCAGGAGCTGATGGAGCGCTATCAGAACATCGATATTAATGACACGGCAAAATGGAGCAACCAAGGCGCTGTCTTTACCCGTCAGCTGAAAAACATGCTGCAGCTGGCAAGGGTGATCACGCTCGGTGCATACAACAGGAACGAAAGCCGCGGAGCCCATTACAAACCGGATTTCCCTGAACGAAATGATGAAGAATGGCTGAAAACGACAATGGCGAAACATGCAGGCGATACTGAAGCTCCGAAATTCCATTATGAGGATGTCGATGTTTCATTAATCGCGCCGCGCAAACGGGATTACTCGAAGAAAAAGGTGGCGAAATCATGA
- a CDS encoding succinate dehydrogenase cytochrome b558 subunit: MAGNREFVYRRLHSLLGVIPVGIFLIQHLVVNHFAASGEEAFNNAAHFMENLPFRYALEIFVIFLPLIYHAVYGVYIAFTAKSNAGRFGFFRNWMFVLQRVTGIITLIFVSWHVWETRIAAQMGAEVNFDMMADILSSPIMLGFYIVGVLSTIFHFSNGLWSFAVTWGITVSPRSQRIATFVTMGVFVVLSYVGLRAILAFV; the protein is encoded by the coding sequence ATGGCCGGGAACAGAGAATTTGTGTATCGAAGACTGCATTCTTTGCTTGGCGTTATACCGGTGGGCATTTTTTTGATTCAGCATTTAGTTGTCAACCATTTTGCGGCAAGCGGAGAAGAGGCGTTTAACAATGCCGCTCATTTTATGGAAAACCTGCCGTTTAGGTACGCTTTGGAAATCTTTGTGATTTTCCTTCCGCTGATTTACCATGCCGTTTATGGTGTGTACATAGCGTTTACAGCGAAAAGCAATGCGGGCAGATTCGGATTTTTTAGAAACTGGATGTTCGTTCTGCAGCGTGTCACAGGAATCATTACGTTAATTTTCGTCAGCTGGCATGTCTGGGAAACGCGGATCGCCGCCCAAATGGGGGCTGAAGTAAACTTTGACATGATGGCTGATATTTTGAGCTCCCCGATCATGCTCGGCTTTTACATTGTAGGTGTCCTCTCAACAATCTTCCACTTTTCAAACGGTTTATGGTCGTTTGCGGTTACTTGGGGAATTACCGTTTCTCCGCGTTCGCAGCGAATCGCTACGTTTGTGACAATGGGAGTCTTTGTTGTGCTGTCCTATGTAGGGCTGAGAGCGATTTTGGCATTTGTGTAA
- a CDS encoding YslB family protein, which produces MNKYEANLAQLKDLEVSAYGYELIREVLLPDMLGQEYADMMYWAGKNLARKFPLDSWEDIPGFFHDAGWGTLAIVHSKKQELEFELEGPLVSNRLKYQKEPCFQLEAGFIAEQIQLLNEHIAESYEQVKKRAGKVVLTVKWDMKDPA; this is translated from the coding sequence ATGAACAAATATGAAGCAAATTTAGCGCAATTAAAAGATCTGGAAGTCTCCGCATATGGATATGAGCTGATCAGGGAAGTGCTGCTTCCCGATATGCTGGGACAAGAGTACGCAGATATGATGTATTGGGCCGGCAAAAACTTGGCCCGCAAATTCCCGCTTGATTCATGGGAGGATATCCCTGGATTTTTTCATGATGCAGGCTGGGGAACGCTTGCGATCGTCCATTCAAAAAAGCAGGAGCTCGAATTTGAACTGGAAGGCCCTTTGGTCTCCAATCGCCTCAAATATCAGAAAGAGCCCTGCTTCCAGCTTGAAGCCGGGTTTATCGCCGAGCAGATCCAGCTGTTGAATGAGCATATTGCCGAATCGTATGAGCAGGTGAAAAAAAGAGCCGGAAAAGTTGTGTTGACAGTCAAATGGGATATGAAAGATCCGGCATGA
- a CDS encoding aspartate kinase: MGLIVQKFGGTSVGSVEKILNVANRVIEEKKRGHDVVVVVSAMGKSTDSLVALAREITDQPSRREMDMLLSTGEQVTISLLTMALEEKGYDAVSYTGWQAGIETENIHGNARITNIDTDKLKERLNEGKIAVVAGFQGTTAEGEITTLGRGGSDTTAVALAAALKADKCDIYTDVPGVFTTDPRYVKTARKLAGISYDEMLELANLGAGVLHPRAVEFAKNYQVPLEVRSSMEKEAGTLIEEESSMEQNLIVRGIAFEDQITRVTVCGLASGLTTLSTIFTTLAKQNINVDIIIQSVTATSKTSISFSVKTEDLSRTVEVLEEYKDALDYEQIETENRLAKVSIVGSGMISNPGVAAEMFAVLAEKNIQVKMVSTSEIKVSTVISDSDMVKAVEALHDAFELSKISVAAK; the protein is encoded by the coding sequence ATGGGTCTCATCGTCCAAAAATTTGGCGGAACTTCCGTCGGATCAGTGGAAAAAATTTTGAATGTCGCAAATCGGGTCATCGAAGAAAAAAAGCGGGGTCATGACGTCGTCGTCGTTGTTTCCGCCATGGGAAAATCGACGGATTCCCTCGTCGCACTTGCCAGGGAAATCACAGATCAGCCGAGCCGGCGGGAAATGGATATGCTGCTTTCCACAGGAGAGCAGGTGACGATTTCTTTATTAACAATGGCTTTAGAGGAAAAAGGGTATGATGCGGTTTCATATACAGGCTGGCAGGCCGGCATCGAGACCGAAAATATTCACGGTAACGCAAGGATTACGAACATTGATACAGACAAGCTGAAAGAGCGCCTGAATGAAGGGAAAATCGCCGTTGTCGCCGGATTCCAGGGCACGACAGCGGAAGGCGAAATCACAACGCTCGGCAGAGGCGGATCAGATACGACAGCCGTTGCCCTCGCAGCAGCCCTGAAAGCCGATAAATGCGATATTTACACCGATGTACCGGGGGTTTTCACAACCGATCCCCGCTATGTGAAAACAGCGCGGAAGCTTGCCGGAATCTCCTATGATGAAATGCTTGAGCTTGCCAACCTTGGAGCAGGCGTCCTGCACCCGCGAGCCGTCGAATTTGCAAAGAACTATCAGGTGCCGCTGGAAGTGCGCTCAAGCATGGAAAAAGAAGCAGGCACATTAATCGAGGAGGAATCATCCATGGAGCAGAATTTAATCGTAAGAGGAATTGCATTTGAAGATCAGATCACACGCGTGACCGTATGCGGCCTGGCGAGCGGCCTGACGACGCTGTCAACGATTTTTACAACGCTCGCTAAACAGAACATCAACGTGGACATCATCATTCAATCGGTGACAGCCACAAGCAAAACGTCGATTTCTTTCTCAGTGAAAACGGAAGACCTGTCCAGAACGGTAGAAGTGCTTGAAGAATACAAAGACGCGCTCGACTACGAACAGATCGAGACGGAAAACAGGCTCGCCAAAGTGTCGATCGTCGGCTCCGGCATGATCTCAAACCCGGGCGTAGCCGCGGAAATGTTTGCGGTGCTGGCAGAGAAGAACATCCAGGTCAAAATGGTGAGCACGTCCGAGATCAAAGTCTCCACCGTCATCAGTGACAGCGACATGGTGAAAGCTGTTGAAGCGCTTCATGATGCGTTTGAACTATCGAAAATAAGCGTGGCTGCCAAATAA
- the uvrC gene encoding excinuclease ABC subunit UvrC — protein MNKTIKEKLALLPDQPGCYLMKDRQETVIYVGKAKILKNRVRSYFSGSHDAKTQRLVSEIEDFEYIVTSSNIEALILEMNLIKKYDPKYNVMLKDDKSYPFIKITNERHPKLIVTRKVKKDKGRYFGPYPNVQAARETKKLLDRLYPLRKCAKLPDRVCLYYHLGQCLAPCVYDVSEETNRQLTEEITRFLKGGYNEVKKELEAKMLEASENLQFERAKEYRDQIAHIESTMEKQKMAMNDMIDRDVFAYSYDKGWMCVQVFFIRQGKLIERDVSMFPLYREADEEFLTFIGQFYSKNNHFLPKEILVPDSVDRDMIEELLDVKVHQPKRGQKKDLLLLAHKNAKLALKEKFLLIERDEERTIGAIEKLGKALGIYTPYRIEAFDNSNIQGADPVSAMIVFLDGKPHKKEYRKYKIKTVEGPDDYGSMREVVKRRYTRVLKENLPLPDLILIDGGKGQVSAAVDVLENELGLDIPVAGLVKDDKHRTSNLLIGDPLEIVQLERNSQEFYLLQRIQDEVHRFAISFHRQLRGKSAFQSVLDGIPGVGEQRKKLLLKHFGSVKKMKEATVEDIRSAGIPLKTAQLIIEALKK, from the coding sequence ATGAACAAAACAATCAAAGAAAAGCTTGCCCTTCTTCCGGATCAGCCGGGCTGCTACTTGATGAAAGACCGGCAGGAGACCGTGATCTATGTCGGGAAAGCGAAAATCTTAAAAAACAGGGTCCGCTCCTATTTCAGCGGCTCCCATGATGCAAAAACACAGCGGCTCGTCAGCGAAATCGAAGACTTTGAATACATCGTCACATCCTCGAACATCGAAGCTCTCATTCTGGAAATGAATTTAATCAAAAAGTACGACCCGAAATACAATGTGATGCTGAAAGACGATAAAAGCTACCCGTTTATCAAAATCACCAATGAGCGCCATCCGAAGCTGATCGTGACGCGGAAAGTCAAAAAAGATAAAGGCCGCTATTTCGGTCCTTATCCAAACGTTCAGGCCGCAAGGGAAACGAAAAAGCTGCTGGACCGTCTCTACCCGCTCAGAAAATGCGCCAAGCTGCCCGACCGCGTCTGTTTGTACTATCATCTCGGGCAATGCCTGGCACCGTGTGTCTATGACGTGTCTGAAGAGACAAACAGGCAGCTCACTGAAGAAATCACACGCTTTTTAAAAGGCGGCTATAACGAAGTCAAGAAAGAGCTTGAAGCCAAAATGCTCGAAGCATCTGAAAACCTCCAGTTTGAACGGGCGAAGGAATACCGCGACCAGATTGCCCACATCGAATCGACGATGGAGAAGCAGAAAATGGCGATGAACGATATGATCGACCGCGACGTATTTGCCTATTCGTATGATAAAGGCTGGATGTGTGTACAGGTCTTTTTTATCAGGCAAGGGAAGCTGATTGAAAGAGACGTCAGCATGTTTCCGCTGTATAGGGAAGCGGATGAAGAATTTTTGACATTCATCGGCCAGTTCTACTCGAAAAACAATCACTTCCTTCCGAAGGAAATTTTAGTGCCCGACAGCGTAGACAGGGACATGATCGAGGAGCTTTTGGACGTGAAAGTTCACCAGCCGAAAAGGGGACAGAAAAAAGACCTCCTGCTTCTCGCCCATAAAAACGCAAAGCTCGCCCTGAAAGAAAAGTTTTTGCTCATCGAACGCGACGAAGAGCGGACGATCGGTGCGATTGAAAAGCTCGGCAAAGCGCTGGGCATCTACACGCCGTATAGAATTGAGGCGTTTGATAATTCGAATATTCAAGGAGCGGATCCGGTTTCGGCCATGATCGTCTTTCTCGACGGAAAACCGCATAAAAAAGAGTACCGGAAATATAAGATTAAGACGGTTGAAGGGCCTGACGACTACGGTTCAATGCGCGAGGTCGTTAAAAGAAGGTATACAAGGGTGCTGAAAGAAAATCTGCCGCTCCCGGATTTGATTTTGATCGACGGGGGAAAAGGGCAGGTTTCAGCAGCGGTCGACGTGCTTGAAAATGAACTTGGCCTTGACATCCCGGTGGCCGGCTTGGTGAAGGACGACAAGCACAGAACATCGAACCTCTTGATCGGTGATCCGCTTGAGATCGTTCAGCTTGAACGGAACAGCCAGGAATTTTACCTGTTGCAGCGGATCCAGGACGAAGTGCACCGGTTTGCGATCAGCTTTCACAGGCAGCTCAGGGGAAAAAGCGCTTTTCAATCGGTGCTGGACGGGATACCGGGTGTCGGCGAGCAGCGGAAAAAGCTGCTGTTAAAACATTTTGGCTCCGTCAAAAAAATGAAGGAAGCGACTGTCGAAGATATCCGCAGTGCCGGAATTCCGCTGAAGACCGCACAGCTGATTATAGAGGCCTTGAAAAAATAA
- the trxA gene encoding thioredoxin: protein MAIVKATDQTFSTETSEGVVLADFWAPWCGPCKMIAPVLEELDQEMGDKLKIVKIDVDENQETAGKYGVMSIPTLLVLKDGEVVETSVGFKPKEALEELINKHL, encoded by the coding sequence ATGGCTATCGTAAAAGCAACTGATCAAACTTTTTCAACTGAAACAAGCGAAGGCGTAGTCCTTGCCGACTTCTGGGCTCCTTGGTGCGGACCTTGCAAAATGATTGCGCCAGTCCTTGAAGAGCTGGATCAAGAAATGGGAGACAAACTGAAAATCGTCAAAATCGATGTTGACGAAAACCAGGAAACAGCCGGCAAATACGGCGTCATGAGCATCCCGACTTTACTCGTACTAAAAGACGGTGAAGTGGTTGAAACATCTGTCGGATTTAAACCGAAAGAAGCGCTTGAAGAACTGATCAACAAGCATTTGTAA
- a CDS encoding electron transfer flavoprotein subunit alpha/FixB family protein, whose product MSKKVIVLGECRDGTLRNVTFEAIAAGKTIAEGGEVIGILVGESVSNHADDMIRYGADKVLTAEDPMLKHYTSDGFAQAMMPILEKEKPDALIIGHTSMGKDLSPKLAARLGTGLISDAIDVEVAGGNAVFTRPIYSGKAFERIISEDEMIFATIRPNNIAPLAKDDARTGAVEKAEVSIQDIRTVIRDVVKKTSEGVDLSEAKIIVAGGRGVKSADGFKPLQELADVLGGAVGASRGACDADYCDYSLQIGQTGKVVTPDLYIACGISGAIQHLAGMSNSKIIVAINKDPEADIFKVADYGIVGDLFEVVPLLTEEFKKLSVST is encoded by the coding sequence ATGAGCAAAAAAGTTATCGTATTGGGAGAATGCCGGGACGGCACATTAAGAAACGTCACCTTTGAAGCGATAGCCGCTGGAAAAACGATTGCCGAAGGGGGAGAGGTGATCGGTATCCTGGTCGGTGAAAGCGTTTCAAATCATGCGGATGATATGATCCGCTACGGCGCCGACAAAGTGCTGACAGCCGAGGATCCAATGCTGAAACACTACACATCGGACGGCTTCGCACAAGCGATGATGCCGATTCTGGAAAAAGAAAAACCGGATGCGCTCATCATCGGCCATACATCAATGGGAAAAGATCTGTCTCCAAAGCTTGCGGCCCGTTTGGGAACAGGGTTGATTTCAGATGCCATCGATGTCGAGGTGGCAGGCGGAAACGCCGTGTTTACACGGCCGATCTACTCTGGAAAAGCGTTTGAACGGATCATTTCTGAAGACGAGATGATTTTTGCGACGATCAGGCCGAACAATATCGCACCGCTCGCGAAAGATGACGCGCGCACCGGAGCTGTTGAAAAAGCCGAAGTCAGCATCCAGGACATCAGAACGGTGATCCGCGATGTCGTCAAAAAAACGTCTGAAGGCGTCGACTTGTCAGAAGCGAAAATCATCGTTGCCGGCGGACGCGGTGTGAAAAGCGCAGACGGGTTTAAGCCGCTTCAGGAGCTCGCCGATGTGCTCGGCGGCGCTGTAGGCGCTTCAAGAGGCGCGTGTGATGCGGACTACTGCGACTATTCGCTGCAAATCGGCCAGACCGGAAAGGTCGTCACACCGGACCTTTACATCGCCTGCGGCATTTCGGGAGCGATTCAGCACCTTGCCGGGATGTCAAACAGCAAAATCATCGTCGCCATCAACAAAGATCCTGAAGCCGACATCTTCAAAGTCGCCGATTACGGCATTGTCGGAGACCTGTTTGAGGTCGTTCCGCTTTTGACGGAAGAATTTAAAAAGCTGAGTGTCAGCACTTAA
- a CDS encoding electron transfer flavoprotein subunit beta/FixA family protein has translation MNIYVLMKRTFDTEEKIQIEQGEIATDGAEFIINPYDEYAIEEALQLKEQHGGEITVVTVGEEESEKELRTALAMGCDKAVLINIEDDLEEADQYTASHILFHYLKEKEYDIILGGNVAIDGGSGQVAPRLAELLGIPCLTTITKLSVSGRDVEAERDVEGDLEVVQTTLPIVATAQQGLNEPRYPSLPGIMKAKKKPLEELELDDLDVDEDDVASKTKTIERFLPPKKEAGKILEGEPKQQAADLVSLLRSEAKVI, from the coding sequence ATGAACATTTATGTCTTAATGAAACGCACGTTTGACACAGAGGAGAAAATTCAGATAGAACAAGGGGAAATCGCAACCGACGGAGCGGAATTCATCATTAATCCGTACGACGAATACGCGATTGAAGAAGCGCTTCAGCTTAAGGAACAGCACGGCGGCGAGATTACGGTTGTCACGGTCGGTGAAGAGGAGTCTGAAAAAGAGCTCAGGACGGCGCTTGCGATGGGGTGTGACAAAGCTGTGCTGATCAATATCGAAGACGATTTGGAAGAAGCCGACCAATATACGGCGTCCCACATCCTCTTTCACTATTTGAAAGAGAAGGAATACGACATCATACTCGGAGGAAATGTGGCGATTGACGGGGGCTCAGGACAAGTAGCGCCGCGCTTGGCTGAATTGCTTGGAATCCCGTGCCTTACAACGATCACTAAGCTTTCCGTAAGCGGCAGGGATGTTGAGGCAGAACGCGATGTAGAAGGCGATCTTGAGGTGGTGCAAACGACTCTGCCGATCGTTGCCACCGCTCAGCAGGGATTAAATGAGCCCCGCTATCCGTCTCTTCCGGGAATCATGAAGGCGAAGAAAAAGCCGCTTGAAGAATTGGAGCTGGATGATCTCGATGTGGATGAAGACGATGTCGCCAGTAAAACGAAAACAATCGAACGGTTTTTACCGCCGAAGAAAGAAGCCGGGAAGATTCTTGAAGGGGAGCCAAAGCAGCAGGCAGCAGATCTTGTGTCTCTTTTGAGAAGCGAAGCGAAAGTGATTTAA
- a CDS encoding enoyl-CoA hydratase, with protein MATLQTSIDGHVAVITIQHPPANALSSKVLEDLSAALDELAEDQQVRSVIIHGEGRFFSAGADIKEFTSLMDGSDSAGLADKGQQIFEKVESFPKPIIAAIHGAALGGGLELAMACHIRIAEENAKLGLPELNLGIIPGFAGTQRLPKYVGTAKALEMIGTSEPITGKEAFDYGLVTILAADEAEVLTKGKELAQKFAEKSPQTMAYVIELLNTGKVYSYEGSLKLEGKYFGEVFQSEDAKEGIQAFLEKRKPHFKGK; from the coding sequence ATGGCAACATTACAAACATCCATAGACGGACATGTCGCTGTCATTACGATCCAGCATCCGCCGGCCAATGCGCTTTCATCAAAAGTCCTTGAGGATCTTTCGGCTGCTCTTGATGAACTTGCCGAAGATCAACAGGTCAGAAGCGTCATCATTCACGGAGAAGGAAGGTTTTTCTCAGCGGGTGCCGATATTAAGGAATTTACATCATTGATGGATGGATCTGATTCTGCCGGTCTTGCAGATAAGGGTCAGCAAATCTTTGAAAAAGTGGAGTCTTTTCCAAAGCCGATTATTGCCGCCATACATGGAGCTGCCCTCGGAGGCGGGCTTGAACTCGCAATGGCCTGTCACATCCGGATTGCCGAGGAAAATGCCAAGCTCGGCCTTCCAGAGCTGAACCTTGGCATCATTCCGGGATTCGCCGGCACACAGCGCCTTCCGAAATACGTAGGAACAGCGAAAGCCCTTGAGATGATCGGAACATCAGAACCGATTACCGGGAAAGAAGCTTTTGATTACGGCCTTGTCACCATTTTGGCCGCCGATGAAGCTGAAGTGCTAACGAAAGGAAAAGAGCTGGCGCAAAAATTTGCGGAGAAAAGTCCGCAAACCATGGCTTATGTCATCGAGCTTTTGAATACCGGCAAAGTTTACTCTTATGAAGGCAGCCTGAAGCTTGAGGGCAAGTATTTCGGCGAAGTCTTCCAGTCCGAAGATGCGAAGGAAGGGATTCAGGCGTTCCTCGAAAAGCGGAAGCCGCACTTTAAAGGGAAATAA